TCCATGCTGGGTATAGACTTGCTTCAAGTCGCTTATCTTCTTCGTGACATACTCTACTTCCGCTGGTTCATCGAAGAGCAACCTATAAGTCTGTGCCTGCTCCCTAGCGTAATCAATTAGTATGCGGGCATCCGCATGGAGACCCGATGGAGCAATGCCTATGTGCTCATCAACCATATATACCTTATCAATGCTGTTGAGATCTATGAGGGGACTCATTTTCCGCTTCTCGGCTGCAAGAACCACTCCCCCGCTGCACTTTATGCCGAGGGTGGCCCACCCCCTCTTAACCGCCTCTCCAGCATACCGTACCTGGTAGAGTTCTCCTTCCGGACTGAATATGGTTATAGCCCTATCGTATCCAGCCATTTGTGGCGAAAACATTTTCTATCAATGAATCCAAGCTATGTGGGTTTTTTAATGTTTCCCAGCACACCTATTGAAACAGCGACCCGGCAAAGCGACCTAGAGCTTCTCATCAATTGGCGTCTCGCTTATCTTTTTCTGGTTCTTGAACATCTCCATGATTTCCTTAACCGTAGTGGATTGCTCCGGCGACTTATCAGTCCTATATCTACCAGTGAATCTGGGAAACCTAATGGCTAGACCAGTGCCCGCCTTGGGATCTAGGCAGCAAGTATGTATTGGCGATTGAGTTATTTCGGCCCCAATTACCTCTATTACTAGGCCCGGCACGAACCAAACGTCAGGCTCCATTCTAGACACGACGCGGGGATGCCTATGGGGTATCTTATACTGATTCAGGAGATCCGGCAACTTCTTGAGATCCTCATCGGTGAATCCGCTGCCGACCTTAGCCACAGTATAGAATTGATCGGTGTCTGGATCATAAGCCGCCAAAAGCAGTGCACCGTATAGTCCAGCCCTACGGCCGCGTCCCCAGAACGCGCCAACCACGGTTAAATCCAGCGTATCGCTTAATTCGCTCTTATAATCGCGCTTATACTTTATCCAGAGCCAACCCCTTGCCCCCAATTCATATATGGAACCCGGTTTCACTGATTTACACATTATTCCCTCGCAATCATCGCTTATCGCCTCCATGAAGAACTTATCGACCTCGGCCTCATTATCTAGCAATCGCCAAGTCGCGTGATGCACATGTTGATTAGGCCTCATTACGCTCCATAATGCCCTCTTCCTATCTATTAATGGAAGATCGGTTAAATCAACTCCATTCAAGTATATTGCATCAAATAGAAATACCTCCACCGGGTACTCCTCGATTGCCTCCTTAATGTCGTGCTTCCTCTTCCTATGCATTAATTCCTGGAACGGCTTTATTTCGCCGGTATCAGGATCAACGGTAACTATTTCGCCCTCAACTATGAAATCGCTGGAATCAATGGCTTCCTTCATGTACTCAACCACGTCGGGGTATGCATTAGTTATATCCTCAAGTCTCCGACTAAATATCTTAACCACGTCGCCGCTTCTATGGATCTGCGCGCGCTCGCCATCATACTTATACTCGCATATGGCTATGCCCCCCAATTTATCGAGAATTTCATGCGATGATGAAAGCCGCTCCGCAAGCATAGGTTGAATCGGGATGCCCGGCGTTACCTTCAATTCCAATAAAGCATCTCGGCCCTTCTCCGAGAGAAGGCGAGCAATACGCCCTAGATCGGGATGAATGTGGTAAGCCTTTTCCAATGCATCCCTGGGCACGTTAAATACATCGGATAATGAATCCAGCACAGTCATATCGGCCACCCCAAGCCTGAGCTTACCCACTATGAAGCGAGCAATATACTTAGCCTCATCAGGCGAGGCATCGGCGAAAAGAGAGGAGAGCAGCCTAACCTTAGTGTCCTGAGCGCCCTCCCCAGATGCTTTGGCCACAGTCATTAAGGCCTCATAGACTTCGCCAACGGTTAACCTCTTGCCGCCACGAGCCCCAAAGTAATCCAGTATAGTTGAGGAACCCCTCATCTGCATGACTTGCCTCGCAGCCTCCCCGAGATCCCCCACCTTCTTATAAACCTCCTCCACCTTCTTAACGGGAAAACCAGAGGCAGTCGATATGGCTCGCATCGCTAACTTCTCGCCAACCCCCAACTCCACGCCCTCCCAATCGGGCCGTAACTGGCCCAGCATTATATAGACCACCTTATCAATTACGTTGGACGGCGCCTCCCTGAATATCGAGGAGAGCAACTTAGCCATAACCGTGCGTTGAGTGGTGGCTTCTATGGCCTCAAACACCTTAACTACCTCGGAGAACGGTAAGTCACTGCTCATGATTCTAAATAATTAGGGAGACAAATAAAAATATGCCGGGATTTGCTCTAGAATTATGTGGAGCCCCGGCCGGGATTTGAATTCCCGGGCGACCAAGGCCGCCACCCGGGACCTCTCGCTCCCTTGACTGGAACTTACAAGGTTCGCCCCCCAAATGGCACCGGGGTCGAGCGCTCCAACCAGGCTGAGCTACCGGGGCTCGTTGGAACCCTTGGAGTAGCCCATTTTTACGGTTTACGGTGAGGGAAATCTATATAGGGAACCCGCTAATCACATTGATGTGGATTTTAAGTCCCCTCCCAGCAGTAACTGTCCAATTAATGAAATGGATACGCTACACTTAATGCTATTGATACTATGGAGACGCGTCGTTATCTGCAATGAATTTGGGCTGGACTGCATGGATCTACCCCTCCTAGCGACGACTCCATTCATTGCGAGGAATTGCGATAGGGATGATGTTTACAAGTTATTTAGGAGGCTTAGGCGATTAGCGGAGAAATTAAATGAAGATATCGGGATATTCGCATATAATGGCATAACCGCCTCACTGAGATTCGGCTTCGAGAAGGGAAACATCTATGTACATGATGGAGTCCTCCTGACTAGGAATGACTGCAGAAAGGTTAGTTGCAAGCAAGTCAATAACGTTAAATTGGCATTCATGTATTTAAACATAAAGCTGAACAAGAGAAACATGATAGTGCTTAATGTGCCCGATGCATTAGTTTGGTTAGCTAAATTAGTGGGCATGGAGACCGTGGAGAAAGTGCTGCAAGTGATCCACGATTATGTGGAGATGGGCGAAATCAATCGAGATATCCATATATTAGTAGATATAATTAATATGTGGGGAATACATATGGATATTGAATCATTCAATACAGCAATACTCCCAGCAAAGAGAAGCCTCCTAGTTCTACGATCCTTAATGTCTTCCCAGCCCTGAGGGACATAGTTAAGCCATGCCCAAGGCATTATGGCCGCCAATTACTAAGGGAATTAGGGAACATTACTGCCGTGAAGCAGTTCCGTGAAGCAGTTCCTCGCTGAACCATGGAACCAAGGCATTTCTTATCGCCGTCACTATGGGGCCAAGCCTTCCATGAATCAGCTCACTGATGAGGAAGCCCAGCCTGGCNTAATACTTTATGTATGCCCATTGAAGCATCCTCTGAGCTTCCTCCCTAGTGAATCTATATCCCCTCATTACCGCATTTAGCGTCGTGTAGTGATCCCAATTACGGTCCTCTATTAATCCTTCTTGCTCAGCCTCCATGTAAAGCGGCGTGCCTGGATAGGGAGTTGCTATTGTGAATTGAGCGTATGTTGGCCTAAGCTTAATTGCGAATTTAACGGTGTTCTTCATGTCATTAATTGATTCCCAGGGAAAGCCGAGCACAAAGGAACCAACATGGCTTACCTTGGTTTCCTTAGCCCATTGAAACACCTTCTCAGCCCTTTCTAAGGTTATCTTTTTGCCTATTCTATTTATGGATTCCTGGCTACCTGACTCAACGCCGAAGTATAATGCGGAGCAGCCGTGCTTCTTGAGCTGCATCATCATTTCCTTATCAATGGTATCAACCCGAGAACCACAGGAAAACGATATATCGAGCCGTCGAGAGGATAATTCCTTAAGGAAGGCATCAATGAATCTCTTGCCCAATGTGAACTCATCATCGGTGAAGGCAATTATATTGGTTTTATATTTATTAATTGCGTCCTCCAACTCATCTACAACGTTTTTAGCCGATCTGTACCTAATCATACGGCCCCAGAAGTATGATGTGGAGCAGAAGGAGCAACCATATGGACAGCCACGGCTAGCCATTGCATGAATAATGCGTATTGGCTTCCCGAATAATGTGTACCTATCCATGGGAAGGAGGNGCCTGGCCGGGGGCGGCAAATCATCCAGATTCCTAACTATGGGCCTCTCCTTGGTTACCACTG
This genomic window from Thermocladium sp. ECH_B contains:
- a CDS encoding proteasome subunit alpha (cleaves peptide bonds); translation: MFSPQMAGYDRAITIFSPEGELYQVRYAGEAVKRGWATLGIKCSGGVVLAAEKRKMSPLIDLNSIDKVYMVDEHIGIAPSGLHADARILIDYAREQAQTYRLLFDEPAEVEYVTKKISDLKQVYTQHGGVRPFGAALIVGGVDSHGPMLFQTDPGGIYFGYYATALGNSSSTILDYLEKNYKYEMDIGECTKLAVKALSLVVESLEVDRIEMGTIDVATKKYRKLSSDEVKALIDKIRAEQGSTQ
- a CDS encoding ATP-dependent DNA ligase (catalyzes the ATP-dependent formation of a phosphodiester at the site of a single-strand break in duplex DNA); its protein translation is MSSDLPFSEVVKVFEAIEATTQRTVMAKLLSSIFREAPSNVIDKVVYIMLGQLRPDWEGVELGVGEKLAMRAISTASGFPVKKVEEVYKKVGDLGEAARQVMQMRGSSTILDYFGARGGKRLTVGEVYEALMTVAKASGEGAQDTKVRLLSSLFADASPDEAKYIARFIVGKLRLGVADMTVLDSLSDVFNVPRDALEKAYHIHPDLGRIARLLSEKGRDALLELKVTPGIPIQPMLAERLSSSHEILDKLGGIAICEYKYDGERAQIHRSGDVVKIFSRRLEDITNAYPDVVEYMKEAIDSSDFIVEGEIVTVDPDTGEIKPFQELMHRKRKHDIKEAIEEYPVEVFLFDAIYLNGVDLTDLPLIDRKRALWSVMRPNQHVHHATWRLLDNEAEVDKFFMEAISDDCEGIMCKSVKPGSIYELGARGWLWIKYKRDYKSELSDTLDLTVVGAFWGRGRRAGLYGALLLAAYDPDTDQFYTVAKVGSGFTDEDLKKLPDLLNQYKIPHRHPRVVSRMEPDVWFVPGLVIEVIGAEITQSPIHTCCLDPKAGTGLAIRFPRFTGRYRTDKSPEQSTTVKEIMEMFKNQKKISETPIDEKL
- a CDS encoding radical SAM protein, which encodes MYMKVLLAVPPGIEKMELYKVLGLRAPPLGLAWIAAVLEQGGHSVRIIDSPTIGIDLTAFINEMRTWHPDVVGITSMTPTIYKAYDAVKAVKEYDKDLPVIMGGPHATFMYQETLSNGVDVVVRGEGEFTTLELVNIIERNGLDKDKLRNVAGIAYTSERGAVVTKERPIVRNLDDLPPPARXLLPMDRYTLFGKPIRIIHAMASRGCPYGCSFCSTSYFWGRMIRYRSAKNVVDELEDAINKYKTNIIAFTDDEFTLGKRFIDAFLKELSSRRLDISFSCGSRVDTIDKEMMMQLKKHGCSALYFGVESGSQESINRIGKKITLERAEKVFQWAKETKVSHVGSFVLGFPWESINDMKNTVKFAIKLRPTYAQFTIATPYPGTPLYMEAEQEGLIEDRNWDHYTTLNAVMRGYRFTREEAQRMLQWAYIKYXARLGFLISELIHGRLGPIVTAIRNALVPWFSEELLHGTASRQ